In a genomic window of Aeromonas veronii:
- a CDS encoding DUF2069 domain-containing protein, whose translation MSTRFARWLTLVGFFGLLGWVILWHLWLSPHPDLNPWLLPVIWTVPLLFPLKGIVQGNPYTHAWGNFVLMPYFLHALTLITTDEGERWLAVVELLFTTLAFVGTIYYARLRGRELGLSIRKKKDEAN comes from the coding sequence GTGAGCACTCGTTTTGCGCGTTGGCTGACTCTGGTCGGCTTCTTCGGCCTGCTGGGCTGGGTCATCCTCTGGCATCTGTGGCTGTCGCCCCACCCGGACCTCAACCCCTGGCTGCTGCCGGTGATCTGGACGGTACCGCTGCTCTTCCCGCTCAAGGGGATAGTGCAGGGCAACCCTTACACCCACGCCTGGGGCAACTTCGTGTTGATGCCCTATTTCCTCCACGCCCTCACCCTGATCACCACGGATGAGGGGGAGCGGTGGCTGGCGGTGGTGGAGCTGTTGTTCACCACTCTCGCCTTTGTCGGCACCATCTACTATGCCCGACTGCGTGGTCGGGAACTTGGCCTCAGCATTCGCAAAAAGAAAGATGAAGCCAACTGA
- a CDS encoding TlpA family protein disulfide reductase codes for MVRVSSSGKELKRICWLIVAGLLAACTPAAEFTDAKGQPVSLRHFVGKPLLINYFAPWCTPCLREMPRLNALAAEGQIAVVAINYDPTTPAELGQLATRYEIKVPLLIATADAKLPFPRPGALPTSYLLDSEGKLKQTLVGELDQQQVEMLKATASRLSH; via the coding sequence ATGGTCAGGGTAAGCAGCAGTGGAAAGGAATTGAAACGAATTTGTTGGCTGATTGTGGCTGGCCTGCTGGCTGCCTGCACACCCGCCGCCGAATTTACCGATGCCAAAGGGCAGCCGGTCAGCTTGCGCCACTTTGTCGGCAAGCCGTTGCTGATCAACTACTTCGCCCCCTGGTGCACTCCTTGCCTGCGGGAGATGCCGCGCCTCAACGCGCTGGCGGCGGAGGGCCAGATCGCCGTGGTGGCCATCAACTACGACCCGACTACGCCGGCAGAGCTCGGCCAGCTGGCAACCCGATATGAGATCAAGGTGCCGCTGCTTATTGCCACCGCGGATGCCAAGCTCCCCTTCCCGCGTCCGGGCGCCCTGCCCACCAGCTATCTGCTCGATAGCGAGGGCAAACTTAAACAGACGCTGGTTGGCGAACTCGACCAGCAGCAGGTCGAGATGCTCAAGGCGACCGCCAGCCGCCTGAGTCACTAG
- a CDS encoding sulfurtransferase TusA family protein, whose protein sequence is MEVLDLTPWRCPEPLIRLKLWLREAKRGQTVTIRLADAGSRQDIPAYLQRQGHHVEMQQEPDNTLSLQLVVGAKQPS, encoded by the coding sequence ATGGAAGTTCTCGACCTGACCCCCTGGCGTTGCCCCGAACCGCTGATCCGGCTCAAGCTCTGGTTAAGGGAGGCCAAACGCGGTCAAACCGTCACCATCCGGCTGGCCGATGCAGGATCCCGGCAGGATATTCCGGCCTACCTCCAACGTCAGGGCCACCATGTCGAGATGCAGCAAGAACCAGACAATACCCTCTCTTTGCAATTGGTTGTCGGGGCGAAACAACCATCTTGA
- a CDS encoding M48 family metalloprotease, whose amino-acid sequence MASLPLLASLMGATFHAHANNQLPDIGTAGVAALPIEQEVRYGNAFMRFARAGLPIIDDPVLSLYIDDLGQRLLTNADGVRFPFTFFLINDPSINAAAFLGGRVKVHTGLFLYADSESELASVLAHEITHVTQRHIARYMEAQASSSAVTLAGLVGSIALAVINPTAGIAALQTTLGLSMQSAINYTRDNEYEADRIGMKTLYDAGFDPMGMANFFQKLAAEYRYASKPPEMLLTHPLPETRISEARARAGSYGRRDLPPSLDFWLAKVRIQVRFGTDTPQGLLSYFDTRIQKGDYPLKDAAIYGKALALIQLKRTDEADTLMQELASRHPEDLFIVDAQTDIDLAKGRSAQAIARLEKFRSRMPDNEVVVVNLGNAYLESGNYKKSIAILDPYAREHEENNLAWNLLADAYRKAGRMTELHMARAEMLSLRGDYQAAIDELIVARGTTSDRMTLARLEARITELERAKKDLDSLKG is encoded by the coding sequence ATGGCATCGCTTCCCCTGCTGGCTTCCCTGATGGGCGCCACGTTTCATGCGCATGCCAACAATCAGCTTCCCGACATCGGCACGGCCGGGGTGGCGGCCCTGCCCATCGAGCAGGAGGTGCGTTACGGCAACGCCTTTATGCGCTTTGCCCGCGCGGGCTTGCCGATCATCGATGACCCGGTGCTGAGCCTGTACATCGACGATCTGGGTCAGCGACTGCTGACCAACGCAGATGGGGTGCGTTTCCCGTTTACCTTTTTCCTCATCAATGATCCCTCCATCAACGCGGCCGCCTTCCTCGGCGGGCGGGTCAAGGTGCACACTGGCCTGTTCCTCTACGCCGACAGCGAGAGCGAGCTGGCCTCGGTACTGGCTCACGAAATCACCCACGTGACCCAGCGTCATATCGCCCGTTATATGGAGGCGCAGGCGAGCAGCTCGGCTGTGACTCTGGCCGGTCTGGTGGGTTCCATTGCGCTGGCGGTGATCAACCCGACTGCCGGTATCGCTGCGCTGCAGACCACGCTGGGCCTCTCTATGCAGTCCGCGATCAACTACACCCGCGACAACGAATATGAAGCGGATCGCATCGGCATGAAGACGCTCTACGATGCCGGTTTCGATCCCATGGGAATGGCCAACTTCTTCCAAAAATTGGCCGCCGAATACCGTTACGCCAGCAAGCCGCCGGAAATGCTGCTCACACACCCGCTGCCGGAGACCCGGATCAGCGAGGCTCGCGCCCGGGCGGGCAGCTATGGCCGCCGCGACTTGCCGCCCAGCCTTGACTTCTGGCTGGCCAAGGTGCGTATTCAGGTGCGCTTTGGCACGGATACCCCACAGGGGCTGCTGAGCTACTTCGATACCCGGATCCAGAAGGGGGATTATCCGCTCAAGGATGCCGCCATCTATGGCAAGGCGCTGGCGCTGATCCAGCTCAAGCGTACCGACGAAGCTGATACCCTGATGCAGGAGCTGGCGTCCCGTCATCCGGAGGATCTCTTTATCGTCGATGCCCAGACCGACATCGATCTGGCCAAGGGGCGCAGTGCTCAGGCCATCGCTCGCCTCGAGAAGTTCCGCAGCCGGATGCCGGATAACGAAGTGGTGGTGGTCAACCTCGGCAACGCTTACCTCGAGAGCGGCAACTACAAGAAGTCCATCGCCATCCTCGACCCTTATGCCCGCGAGCACGAAGAGAACAATCTGGCCTGGAACCTGCTGGCCGATGCCTATCGCAAGGCGGGCAGAATGACCGAGCTGCATATGGCGCGGGCCGAGATGCTCTCGCTGCGCGGGGATTATCAGGCGGCCATCGACGAGCTGATCGTGGCGCGCGGCACCACCAGCGACCGGATGACCCTGGCTCGGCTGGAGGCGCGCATCACCGAGCTGGAGCGGGCCAAGAAGGATCTCGACAGCCTCAAGGGCTAA
- the arsC gene encoding arsenate reductase (glutaredoxin) (This arsenate reductase requires both glutathione and glutaredoxin to convert arsenate to arsenite, after which the efflux transporter formed by ArsA and ArsB can extrude the arsenite from the cell, providing resistance.), whose amino-acid sequence MSETQIYHNPRCSKSRETLALLEQHGIAPDVVLYLEQAPSEDEIRNLLSLLGFGDPRQLMRTKEDLYKELGLADVSGDALIRAMHQHPKLIERPIVIKNGQARIGRPPEQVLEILK is encoded by the coding sequence ATGAGCGAGACCCAAATCTACCACAATCCGCGCTGCTCCAAGAGTCGCGAAACCCTGGCCCTGCTGGAACAGCACGGGATCGCCCCTGATGTGGTGCTCTATCTGGAGCAGGCCCCGAGCGAAGATGAGATCCGCAACCTGCTCTCTCTGCTCGGTTTTGGCGATCCGCGCCAGCTGATGCGCACTAAGGAAGATCTCTACAAGGAGCTGGGATTGGCCGATGTCAGCGGTGATGCCCTCATCCGCGCCATGCATCAGCATCCCAAGCTGATCGAGCGCCCCATCGTCATCAAGAATGGTCAGGCCCGCATTGGTCGCCCGCCGGAGCAGGTGCTGGAGATCCTCAAGTGA
- a CDS encoding ATP-dependent zinc protease yields MTLLSLLSLGGCVSMEKAPPVPTLTLAELRNEISLSEQRLQTSMEQQQKQYVQQQHLLVQLNTDVTNMKESVKQVDHKLATLPAEPPKPMAIPIEKCPTPNQGHTIDGKLMVGEAEWIWVDAANDAFQARVDTGATTSSISAQEITIFERNGKNWVRFFLSHQEADDKIQIEAPLVRHVRVRQASADDLDRRPVVRLAVRIGDMTEKAEFTLKDRSDMTFPVLLGREFLKDIAVVDVAREYIQPKPKLKDVK; encoded by the coding sequence GTGTGTCAGTATGGAAAAAGCGCCCCCGGTTCCGACCCTGACGCTGGCCGAGCTTCGCAACGAGATAAGTCTGAGCGAACAACGCCTGCAAACATCCATGGAACAGCAACAGAAACAGTATGTGCAGCAACAGCACCTGCTGGTTCAGCTCAACACAGATGTCACCAACATGAAAGAGTCCGTCAAGCAAGTAGACCACAAGCTCGCCACCCTTCCCGCCGAGCCGCCCAAGCCGATGGCCATCCCCATCGAGAAGTGCCCGACCCCCAATCAGGGTCACACCATCGATGGCAAGCTGATGGTGGGTGAAGCCGAGTGGATCTGGGTTGATGCGGCCAACGACGCCTTCCAGGCGCGGGTCGATACCGGTGCGACCACCTCCTCCATCAGTGCGCAGGAGATCACCATTTTCGAGCGCAACGGCAAAAACTGGGTACGCTTCTTCCTGAGCCATCAGGAAGCGGACGACAAGATCCAGATCGAAGCGCCGCTGGTACGCCATGTGCGGGTGCGTCAGGCCTCTGCCGACGATCTTGACCGCCGTCCGGTAGTCCGTCTGGCCGTGCGCATTGGCGACATGACCGAGAAAGCCGAATTTACCCTGAAAGACCGTAGCGACATGACCTTCCCTGTGCTGCTGGGTCGCGAATTTTTGAAAGACATCGCCGTGGTCGATGTGGCCCGCGAGTATATCCAACCCAAACCCAAGCTCAAGGATGTGAAATAA
- a CDS encoding inactive transglutaminase family protein, giving the protein MVSRKPFYLLVALLYIVGLGMTIYHHIALDVPLTPGEKRQIWSIEAKLEFEATGEPVIASLAIPGTQPGFTLMNENAASPGYGLSFVEKGGDARAEWSIRTASGRQELYYRVDMMADAHAKPAANPQPPAIEKQIESEPYATAMKQILERAQERSADGYTLTREIIKEIEKQEQNAELLKKHKTRANLIAELLNNADVPTRVVHALSLEDGRRRQELVDYLQVFNSPTDYKLFNPQTGEQGRPANLLLWEYNSGALLEVTGGHNSRVSFSMIEQEQPVSVALAQKFEKSEIMNFSIHSLPLEEQTLFKGLLLIPIGVLMVVFLRVLVGIKTSGTFMPVLIAVAFIQTQLITGLVGFLLIVGTGLVIRSYLSRLNLLLVARISAIIIMVISMIGIFSALAFKLGLTDGMKITFFPMIILSWTIERMSILWEEEGPKEVFRQGGGSLLVAVIAYLAMDNELIRHLTFNFLGLQLVLMATVLLMGNYTGYKLSELKRFKPLVDEMKSGVTPGKDK; this is encoded by the coding sequence ATGGTTTCCCGTAAGCCGTTCTATTTGCTGGTGGCCCTGCTGTACATTGTCGGCCTGGGGATGACGATTTATCACCATATCGCGTTGGATGTGCCGCTGACGCCCGGTGAAAAGCGCCAGATCTGGTCCATCGAAGCCAAGCTGGAGTTCGAGGCCACCGGTGAGCCGGTGATCGCCTCCCTGGCCATTCCGGGCACCCAGCCCGGTTTCACCCTGATGAACGAGAACGCCGCCAGCCCGGGTTACGGCCTCTCCTTTGTCGAGAAAGGTGGCGATGCCCGCGCCGAGTGGTCTATCCGCACCGCGTCTGGCCGTCAGGAGCTCTACTACCGCGTCGACATGATGGCGGATGCCCACGCCAAACCGGCCGCCAATCCGCAGCCGCCCGCCATCGAGAAGCAGATCGAGAGTGAACCTTACGCCACCGCGATGAAGCAGATCCTCGAGCGGGCGCAGGAGCGCTCCGCCGATGGCTACACCCTGACTCGCGAGATCATCAAGGAGATCGAGAAGCAGGAGCAGAACGCCGAGTTGCTGAAAAAGCACAAGACCCGCGCCAACTTGATCGCCGAGCTGCTCAACAATGCTGACGTGCCAACCCGTGTCGTTCACGCGCTGAGCCTGGAAGATGGTCGCCGTCGTCAGGAGCTGGTGGATTACCTGCAGGTGTTCAACAGCCCGACCGACTACAAGCTGTTCAACCCGCAAACCGGTGAACAGGGTCGTCCGGCCAATCTGCTGCTGTGGGAATACAACTCCGGCGCGCTGCTAGAGGTGACCGGTGGTCACAACTCCCGTGTCAGCTTCTCGATGATCGAGCAGGAACAGCCGGTCAGCGTGGCACTGGCGCAGAAGTTTGAAAAATCGGAGATAATGAATTTCTCCATCCACAGCCTGCCGCTGGAAGAGCAGACTCTGTTCAAGGGCTTGCTGCTGATCCCGATCGGCGTGCTGATGGTGGTGTTCCTGCGGGTTCTGGTGGGGATCAAGACCTCCGGTACCTTCATGCCGGTGCTGATCGCGGTCGCCTTTATCCAGACCCAGCTGATCACCGGTCTGGTGGGCTTCTTGCTGATCGTCGGCACCGGTCTGGTGATCCGCTCCTATCTGTCGCGGCTCAACCTGCTGCTGGTCGCCCGAATATCGGCCATCATCATCATGGTTATCTCGATGATCGGTATCTTCTCCGCGCTCGCCTTCAAGCTGGGGCTGACCGACGGTATGAAGATCACCTTCTTCCCGATGATCATCCTCTCCTGGACCATAGAGCGGATGTCCATCCTGTGGGAAGAAGAGGGCCCGAAAGAGGTGTTCCGCCAAGGTGGTGGCTCTCTGCTGGTGGCCGTCATCGCCTATCTGGCCATGGATAACGAACTGATCCGTCACCTCACCTTCAACTTCCTCGGCCTGCAGCTGGTGCTGATGGCGACCGTGCTGTTGATGGGTAACTACACCGGCTACAAGTTGAGCGAACTGAAACGCTTCAAGCCGCTGGTGGACGAGATGAAATCTGGCGTCACCCCGGGTAAGGACAAGTAA
- a CDS encoding alpha-L-glutamate ligase-like protein, with the protein MWFWEKYTTPWSLSQAGILGMNKRNHSYISRYNQRSLYPLVDDKLQTKRIALDAGVTVPELIGTIRAQHDVGRITELVKDWPGFCIKPARGSGGKGILVILRQEDGLFYKPNGSASIGQDLERHVSNILAGLYSLGGKPDVALVEGLINFDDVFDGYSFEGVPDARVIIFKGFPVMAMMRLSTSASDGKANLHQGAVGVGLCLRTGRALRAVQFGNPLRHHPDTGLDLYELKVPHWDTLLTLAASCYEMSGLGYIGTDMVLDKFRGPMLLELNARPGLAIQIANGRGLVPNLKAIEKLGQVKMNVEQRVNFAKDHFGIFEE; encoded by the coding sequence ATGTGGTTCTGGGAAAAATACACCACCCCGTGGAGCCTGTCGCAGGCAGGCATCCTCGGCATGAACAAACGCAACCACTCCTACATCAGCCGCTACAATCAGCGCAGCCTCTATCCGCTGGTGGATGACAAGCTGCAGACAAAGCGGATTGCGCTGGATGCTGGCGTCACGGTACCGGAACTGATCGGCACCATTCGTGCCCAGCACGATGTGGGTCGTATCACCGAGCTGGTAAAAGATTGGCCGGGCTTCTGCATCAAGCCGGCGCGCGGCTCGGGTGGCAAGGGGATCCTGGTGATCCTGCGCCAGGAAGATGGCCTGTTCTACAAGCCCAACGGCAGCGCCTCTATCGGCCAGGATCTGGAGCGCCATGTTTCCAACATTCTGGCGGGGCTCTACTCGCTGGGCGGCAAGCCGGACGTGGCGCTGGTCGAAGGCCTCATCAACTTCGATGACGTGTTCGACGGCTACTCGTTCGAAGGGGTGCCCGATGCCCGGGTGATCATCTTCAAGGGGTTCCCGGTGATGGCGATGATGCGCCTCTCCACCTCCGCCTCGGACGGCAAGGCGAACCTGCACCAGGGCGCCGTGGGGGTGGGTCTGTGCCTGCGTACCGGTCGAGCCCTGCGGGCGGTGCAGTTTGGCAATCCGCTGCGCCATCACCCGGATACCGGCCTCGACCTCTATGAGCTCAAGGTGCCCCACTGGGACACTCTGCTCACCCTGGCCGCCTCCTGCTACGAGATGTCGGGTCTGGGCTATATCGGGACCGACATGGTGCTGGACAAGTTCCGCGGCCCCATGCTGCTGGAGCTTAACGCCCGCCCGGGTCTTGCCATCCAGATCGCCAACGGTCGCGGCCTGGTGCCCAATCTCAAGGCCATCGAGAAGCTCGGTCAGGTGAAGATGAACGTGGAGCAGCGAGTCAATTTCGCCAAGGATCACTTCGGGATCTTTGAGGAATAA